Sequence from the Fodinibius salicampi genome:
ATATTACACTTGAAAAACAGGCGGTCAATCGATTCATCAGTCAGTTAAAGGAGATGAAGGAAAAGGACAGACGGCGGATGACCAAAGCGGTGGATGCTGACCAGCTCGAAGTTGCAACGGCCTTTCCGATTGAGGAGGAGGATCGCGAACAAATTGATGCCACTATTCGTCAGCTGCTGGACAGAAAGGACGGCTGCCGGTATAAACATGATCCTGAGCTGGGATTTGGTATTGAAGTACGCAGCAATGGCTGGAAAATAGGCTGGAATATGAAAGGTTATCTCGAGGAGCTGAGATCAGAGGTCAAAACGGTTTTAGGCCAGCTGGAAGACGATACCTGAAAGAAACCCGATGTGCATAATGAGCTCTAACATCTATAGTAGCATGTGAGATAGTAAAATGACTGCCCCAATACTTAATTCGATACTTGAAAAATCCATGACCCGGCTGGATAGGGTGCTCCAGGGAGAACCGAATATACGGCTTCGGGAGTACGGAATCGTGACATCGGTGGGGGAAGGGTTTATCCGCGTTCGGGGGTTACCGCATGTCGGAACTGATGAGCTGGTATACGTAGATGCGCGACAGCGCCGTGTGCCGGGACTGGTTTACAACTTGGATGCCGGAGAAGCCGGTATTATCCTTCTTGATGAAGAGCGATATGTGGAAGCCGGAGATGAAGTTCACCGGTCATCTGATATATTAAGTGTTCCTGTCGGCGATCAGCTTCTGGGTAGGGTAGTGGACAGCATTGGTCGTCCCCTAGACGGCAAAAAGCTGCTGAACACAAATGAAACCCTGCCGGTAGAACGTCCAGCCCCGCCCATCATGCACCGAAGTCCCGTCGAAACTCCACTACAGACGGGTATTAAAGTGATCGATGCCCTGTTTCCGATTGGACGGGGTCAACGCGAATTGATTATAGGTGATCGGCAGATCGGCAAGACGGCAATAGCTGTGGATACTATAATCAATCAGCATGACAAAAACGTAATCTGTATTTATTGTGGTATAGGCAAGCAAAAAGCAGCGGTAGCCCGGGTTATAACAGATCTACAAAAACACGGAGCCATGGATTATTCGATTGTTGTTACGGCCGGGAGTGAAGATCCGGTAGGTCTGCAATATATTGCTCCATATGCAGCTACTAGTATCGGTGAATATTTTATGGAGCAGGGCAAGGATGTATTGGTGGTTTATGATGATTTGACTTGGCACGCCCGGGCTTATCGCGAACTGGCATTGTTACTTCGTCGTCCACCAGGTCGCGAAGCCTATCCGGGTGATATTTTTTATATTCATTCGCGACTGTTGGAGAGGTCTACTCGGCTTAAACCAGAATACGGGGGCGGATCGCTGACAGCCTTGCCCATAGTGGAGACACAGTCTCAAAATATATCGGCATTTATACCTACCAACCTGATTTCCATTACCGATGGACAGCTCTATCTGTCTCCAGAACTTTTCCAAAAAGATGTGATGCCGGCCATTGACTCCGGGAAGTCGGTCTCCCGGGTCGGCGGTGCGGCCCAGCGGCCAGCCTACCGTTCTGTAACCAAAAAGATCCGGTTAGCCTATGCCCAATTCGAAGAACTGGAAGCATTTTCGCGGTTTAGCTCGCGGCTTGATGAAGATACCAAGAGGACCATT
This genomic interval carries:
- a CDS encoding F0F1 ATP synthase subunit alpha, giving the protein MTAPILNSILEKSMTRLDRVLQGEPNIRLREYGIVTSVGEGFIRVRGLPHVGTDELVYVDARQRRVPGLVYNLDAGEAGIILLDEERYVEAGDEVHRSSDILSVPVGDQLLGRVVDSIGRPLDGKKLLNTNETLPVERPAPPIMHRSPVETPLQTGIKVIDALFPIGRGQRELIIGDRQIGKTAIAVDTIINQHDKNVICIYCGIGKQKAAVARVITDLQKHGAMDYSIVVTAGSEDPVGLQYIAPYAATSIGEYFMEQGKDVLVVYDDLTWHARAYRELALLLRRPPGREAYPGDIFYIHSRLLERSTRLKPEYGGGSLTALPIVETQSQNISAFIPTNLISITDGQLYLSPELFQKDVMPAIDSGKSVSRVGGAAQRPAYRSVTKKIRLAYAQFEELEAFSRFSSRLDEDTKRTIERGRLIRESLKQPQFEPLNIGEQILLLLAVTSGLMDDIPLARLEEAKRQIRETYREHSDALDQKIDWQEDITEDERTYLLDLVETAFESLKEEQEHAET